A window of Gossypium raimondii isolate GPD5lz chromosome 7, ASM2569854v1, whole genome shotgun sequence genomic DNA:
tttgtccaaacgccgctaaaagcctgttttggtgtagtgtttgtggattgtttgtaaagaagattataagttaatattgaattgttatatacatataaatatgtgtttatgtttgaggtcatattatgacataattaagttaatgtttaaatgaacatgGAATAGgtaaaatagattgaatttggcATGTTTACAAATTAGATTTGATTGATGTTtcattgatatgttttgaggatataattgtggtacttatgagggtacattggttagacatctaggatgattgttttgactTGTTGTTAAAGGTACATATTGAGTCCACACGGctagacacacgggcgtgtgactggGCCTTGTGAGACACACgactagcacatgggcgtgcgAAGCCATTTCGATAGGGCACATAgtttggcacacgggcgtgtggcttggccgtgtgactcaagtcagagagttacacgggtataaacacaggctgggacacgaccgtgtgtccctatttcgaatgcccacacggcctgagacttGGGCGTGTCTCCTGATCATGTGAACCttgcagctttgaaaattttttaatatttcgcAAAAAATTCTCCGAGTTTTCGAATTAGTCTCGATTTGTTTCTATCATGTAGTCTGAGCCTTGAGGGCttgaataagggacaatatgtatgagtttgattgattttaacttgaatattatatgatatgaaatattttgaaattatgtctGTTTGATCGATAATGCTCTGAAATCCTATTTCGGTGACGAATGTGgattaagggtgttacattaataatatatattaagagtaataacttaatttaataatatgataatatgaaAAACTCCATATAAAACTCTTAAGTTGTTCAAATAGAATAttattgaacttgaattttgttCAATCGAGCAGCTCGAGCTCAACTCtataattaacaaattgaatttaattttttttatatcaaactaaaataatttataaacatcaGTGTCTCGTTTATACCGAGAAACTTCCACAACCAGAGGAATAGgatcaaaaattttttttaatccaaacGTGGGCCTACATGACCGGTCGGTCTACAACACCAGATGACAAAGATTCAATAATTGGTATACGGATCGTCTCATTTCgtcgtcttcttcttctttactCTCTCATTCAGCACCACacgttttctcttttctttcaccCCCAAACAAAAACCTTTCTCTTCGGtttctaatatttttctatcaaaagtTCAAAACCCCAAAGACCAAAACAAGAGGGGGATCGATCGAAAGCATCAATGGCGGATTGGGGTCCGGTAATAGTAGCGACAGTGCTGTTTGTGTTGCTAAGTCCCGGACTGTTGTTTCAGGTACCGGCGAAGAACAAGGTTGTGGAGTTCGGAAACATGCAAACCAATGGAGCTTCCATTTTCGTTCATTCCATTATCTACCTTGGTCTCATTACTATCTTCCTTATCGCCCTTGATCTTCATATTTACGTTTATGATTAATAATGATATCTTTTGGAATTGCTAAATTCTAGCTGTGAAAGTTGTGTATTtagtttttgtaatttaattttatcaattttagtttatatatttttccatttttgaaaattttgttatctatttgattaaattcaattgctagtactatataatatatataattatagatTTAGTCTATGTTTTCCACCTTCTGAATTGTTGAAATTCCTATCttgatgaaaatgatatttgttaatctattaactaataatacatgaaaataacAAGTAGATATgatattatacatataatattatgtttgttgcatcaaattttagaaataataaaggtgaaaatttaaaattttaaattttaaaaaatacgaaactaaaataatcaaattaaagtcATTTTATAAAAGATAGGGACTAATAGCAGTTTTAACCCTTTTGGAATATTTTAATGCCTTCTTTTTGTTGTGTTTCTTTTTTGTCATTGATCTTATTGTTGTTGCtttagtatatgtatatatatttgaattgtaaattgatAGGTGGAAATCATCCATAATCAAATTGCATTTCATAGGAGTTTTACATCTTTGGTTTGAGTACAGgattttctctaaatttattatgattttaagtCTCATAACATGTAAATCTTGTTTAAGCTAATCGAATTTTGTTAAGAGTTTAAGGCTTAGTTTAGGAGTACTTCTTCaaagtgattttgaaaaaaaagagacatTTTAAGAATTTCTGGAAAAAGTGTTTTTCGTCCATTTTTGACTTAAGAGATATTTATAGTATGAGGTTTAGAGATGAGAATAGTctgtttaattttgttaagaaacTTTGAATGCTTCTCTTGTTACACTTCATCCGCAATTAAAAAAAGCAGTGTTTCTCTTTTTAACAATATgacttttgatttaattttgttgaacaACAAATGAGAGGCATTAGAGATGAGATTAATGAGATTATTATTCAATCGAATGATTTAGATTAATA
This region includes:
- the LOC105786133 gene encoding uncharacterized protein LOC105786133, producing MADWGPVIVATVLFVLLSPGLLFQVPAKNKVVEFGNMQTNGASIFVHSIIYLGLITIFLIALDLHIYVYD